In Deltaproteobacteria bacterium, the genomic window CAAAACCTGCCGTTTCCGTTCTTAAAAGCCTGTTGCCAAGAGTAAGTGGGATAAAACCGGCATTTTTTGCTTTCTCAACTTCTTCCGGGGAGAAGCCCCCTTCTGGACCGATGAGGAGGAACGCTTTTTTGAAGGATTTTTCCGAAAGTTCTTTTAGTCCCTGTTTATCTTCCGACTCCCAGGGGATGATTTTTAATACATCTTTATCATCTATTTGAGAAAGCTTGATAAACAGTTCATCTATGGATATCACTTCATCGATGGGTGGAATAAAGGTCCTTCCACATTGCCTTGCCGCTTCAAGGGCCAGCTTTTCCCACCTTTTAATCTTTTCTCTCCCTTCCCTGCTGTCAGGACGGGAAATAGCACGGGATGATACAAAAGGAATAAAACCTTTCACACCCAACTCGGTTGCTTTCTGTACGATGAGGTCCATCTTTTTGCTCTTTGGTAAGGCCTGGCAAAGAATAATTTCCAGCGGCGATTCACGGTTTGGCTCGTCTACGCTGTCAACGGTAAGAAGAACACTCTTTTTTTCAATGGCCTTGATAATGCAATGATATTCCAGACTGTCTAAACTGGAGAGGATAACTCTGTCTTCTTCCTTAAGGCGAAGGACTCTGGCTACATACTTGCTCTCTTCACCGGTGAGCCTCACCTCGGCGCCGGCTTTCATTTTTTTAATATTCCCTGCAAATACACGGCAACTCATTTTCTAAACATGAGGGCACTCCAGTCCCCTTCCTCCAACTGTTTTTCCAGTTTAACGCCCTCCCCTTCATAGGCATCGATTACCATCCGGGCCTTTGTCGTCAGTATACCCGAAAGAATAATCCTTCCCCCTTCCCTGGTCCTGCCCACCAGTGAACAGCACATATCAATCAAGTCTTCAGCAAGAATATTAGCGACAACAATATTGTATGTCTCTTCAACGTCTTCCAGAGCTATGGTTGATACGGTAACAATATTCTCAACATGATTTAAGCCAATATTCTCTCCGGCCACCCGCACTGAATCGTCATGATTATCTATGCCGAATACCGAAGCTGCTCCCAGCTTTGCTGCAGCTATGGCAAGAATGCCCGAACCTGTCCCCACATCGAAAACAGATTCACCCCCTTTAATCACTTCATCGAGCAGCCTGATACACATTCTCGTGCTCTCATGGGAACCCGTACCAAAGGCCATACCGGGGTCTATCTCGACAATGAGCTGATTATCCGCTTTCTCGTATGCTTCCCATGTCGGTTTGATAACAATTCTGTCGGAAACAAGGGTGGGTTTAAAAAAACGTCTCCACTCCTGCCACTCATCTTCACTGGTTTCCCTCACCTGGACTTCTTCAATTTCTGAAGAAGGAAAGATATTACCAAGAGAGGCAATAAAGCCTTTAAAGGCTTTTACCTGCACTAATGTCGTCTCATCAGTTCCGTAAAAATAACCCTTAATGAGTGGTTTGGCAGGAACAGGATCACCTTTTTCACCGAGCGTGTCTTCCACACTCCCCGTAGAGCCGAGTTCTGTAAGCTGGTTTTCTACAATCTCCGCCAGCACTTCAGGCACCCTGACTAAAACTTCAATCCATTTTTCTTTCATTTTTATCC contains:
- a CDS encoding 16S rRNA (uracil(1498)-N(3))-methyltransferase, translating into MSCRVFAGNIKKMKAGAEVRLTGEESKYVARVLRLKEEDRVILSSLDSLEYHCIIKAIEKKSVLLTVDSVDEPNRESPLEIILCQALPKSKKMDLIVQKATELGVKGFIPFVSSRAISRPDSREGREKIKRWEKLALEAARQCGRTFIPPIDEVISIDELFIKLSQIDDKDVLKIIPWESEDKQGLKELSEKSFKKAFLLIGPEGGFSPEEVEKAKNAGFIPLTLGNRLLRTETAGFAVISMMQYIWGDMG
- the prmA gene encoding 50S ribosomal protein L11 methyltransferase, producing MKEKWIEVLVRVPEVLAEIVENQLTELGSTGSVEDTLGEKGDPVPAKPLIKGYFYGTDETTLVQVKAFKGFIASLGNIFPSSEIEEVQVRETSEDEWQEWRRFFKPTLVSDRIVIKPTWEAYEKADNQLIVEIDPGMAFGTGSHESTRMCIRLLDEVIKGGESVFDVGTGSGILAIAAAKLGAASVFGIDNHDDSVRVAGENIGLNHVENIVTVSTIALEDVEETYNIVVANILAEDLIDMCCSLVGRTREGGRIILSGILTTKARMVIDAYEGEGVKLEKQLEEGDWSALMFRK